A genome region from Candidatus Hydrogenedentota bacterium includes the following:
- a CDS encoding DEAD/DEAH box helicase has product MSDSSQLDNRVAAAFYGRFRDLREAQQAAIEPLLAGLNIVLTSGTGSGKTEAVMAPLVSKYWREAVLGDYLFLLYIAPTKALVNDLEKRLHPPLSALNLRVGVRHGDRDDLKSGPTPHVLITTPESLDVMLFRKDSALGLIQAVIVDEVHLLYNTQRGLQLSLLLQRLRRTLPHDLQCAALSATVGDLSHIRDFLLGAEASAELLAFSAARAIDAQIRHIENRHQFLSLVRKMTEGRPTKLLVFANSRRECERLAGILQDDEALRHSVFAHYSSLSPEMRLDTERKYAAMRTAICVATSTLELGIDIGDIDAVLLWGVPSGVDSFLQRIGRGNRRSNKTNVVCLVPDDSDSVSLDAIRFAALLDAATKGELPISEPYELFGAVGQQCLSIIVSDDGRFTRIADLCDLFQHRPYLQRGVVESILAELASNGLLQRHGYKNRYGADEDVHRLVDMKMIYGNFGVGSQTVDLFHGAKHLGEVPAINLLRIRGNVSVRFAGKNWRVKKVSREGIHLEAAKGRTEAIEFSYGGRGIASNPYITDRMWTFIHTDGAVQGQFSNALSETVGRFISSIRASFAASQLPFYRTAEGICYYTFGGYIVNRAIGLYSGKPGFKADDVLLRVPSPIDWSSVPENPADYEDFFHLLFEASAAQSIYQKQLPLELQEREYLQSWLKDTSIPSILARLRRADPVALFAPSELLCQQIPRT; this is encoded by the coding sequence ATGAGTGATTCCAGCCAATTGGACAATAGGGTAGCCGCTGCATTCTACGGTCGGTTCAGGGATCTGCGCGAGGCACAGCAAGCCGCCATCGAGCCGCTATTGGCGGGCCTCAATATTGTTCTGACCTCCGGCACGGGATCGGGCAAGACCGAAGCAGTGATGGCACCGCTGGTCAGCAAGTATTGGCGCGAAGCCGTTCTCGGTGATTATCTCTTTCTACTCTATATTGCGCCGACCAAGGCTCTCGTCAACGATCTGGAGAAACGGCTGCATCCGCCACTGTCCGCTTTGAACCTGCGCGTGGGAGTGCGCCATGGCGACCGGGATGACTTGAAGAGCGGCCCGACTCCGCATGTGCTCATCACAACCCCTGAATCGCTTGATGTGATGCTGTTTCGAAAGGACTCGGCACTTGGTTTGATTCAGGCTGTTATCGTTGACGAAGTTCACTTGCTTTACAACACGCAGCGAGGGCTTCAACTGTCCTTGCTTTTGCAACGCCTGCGGCGGACCCTGCCGCACGACCTTCAATGCGCCGCGCTCTCGGCCACGGTGGGCGATCTGTCCCATATCCGCGATTTTCTGTTGGGCGCGGAAGCGAGCGCCGAGTTACTCGCGTTCTCGGCGGCCCGCGCCATTGACGCCCAAATCCGGCATATCGAGAACCGGCATCAATTCCTCTCGCTTGTTCGGAAGATGACGGAAGGGCGGCCAACGAAGTTGCTCGTCTTCGCGAACTCACGCCGGGAGTGCGAACGGCTGGCGGGTATCTTGCAGGATGACGAGGCCCTTCGTCACAGCGTTTTCGCGCACTACTCTTCTCTTTCTCCCGAAATGCGGCTGGACACCGAGCGAAAGTATGCCGCCATGCGCACAGCCATCTGCGTGGCGACGAGCACGTTGGAACTCGGCATCGACATCGGCGACATTGACGCGGTGTTGCTATGGGGCGTTCCTTCGGGCGTGGATTCGTTTCTCCAGCGCATCGGGCGCGGCAACAGACGCTCCAACAAGACCAATGTCGTCTGTCTTGTGCCGGACGATAGCGACTCCGTTTCATTGGATGCCATTCGCTTTGCCGCGTTGCTGGATGCCGCGACGAAAGGCGAATTGCCAATCAGCGAGCCCTATGAACTATTCGGCGCTGTCGGCCAGCAGTGCTTGAGCATCATTGTGTCGGACGATGGCCGATTCACCCGCATAGCCGATTTGTGCGATCTGTTCCAGCATAGGCCCTATCTCCAACGCGGAGTGGTTGAGTCGATTCTGGCCGAACTGGCATCGAATGGCCTCCTCCAACGCCACGGCTACAAGAATCGCTACGGCGCGGACGAGGATGTTCATCGGCTCGTTGATATGAAGATGATCTACGGAAACTTCGGGGTCGGTTCCCAAACGGTTGATCTGTTTCATGGGGCAAAGCACCTCGGAGAAGTGCCCGCAATCAATCTGTTGCGGATTCGGGGCAACGTGTCCGTCCGATTTGCTGGGAAGAATTGGCGAGTGAAGAAGGTCTCGCGAGAGGGCATTCACCTGGAAGCGGCCAAAGGAAGGACGGAAGCCATTGAGTTCTCCTATGGAGGAAGAGGAATTGCCTCCAATCCATACATCACCGACCGCATGTGGACATTCATTCATACGGACGGCGCGGTGCAGGGTCAGTTCAGCAACGCGCTTTCGGAGACGGTCGGGAGATTCATCTCTTCCATACGTGCGTCATTTGCCGCTTCACAGCTCCCGTTTTACAGAACTGCGGAAGGTATTTGCTACTATACCTTTGGCGGTTATATCGTAAACCGGGCAATCGGTCTGTATTCGGGAAAACCAGGCTTCAAGGCCGATGATGTTTTATTGCGTGTCCCCTCGCCGATTGACTGGTCTTCAGTCCCGGAGAATCCCGCCGATTACGAGGATTTCTTCCACCTGTTGTTTGAGGCCAGTGCGGCGCAATCCATCTATCAAAAGCAATTGCCCTTGGAGTTGCAAGAGCGCGAATACCTTCAGTCATGGCTCAAGGACACGTCGATTCCCAGTATCCTGGCGCGGTTGCGGAGAGCCGACCCCGTTGCATTGTTCGCCCCAAGTGAGTTGCTGTGTCAGCAAATTCCCAGAACATAA
- a CDS encoding ATP-binding protein: protein MDATEASRVIESLRYGLPPEGHICHFTVGRQDEIAALCKQLDDDRSNVLLLNANYGAGKTHLLRFVREEALRKGWMVSVVSMDSKSGVRFDQLSQVIGAVCRGIEIPNRAGKGVRCLLDGFDNSIMTGSLSEEVWPELHHDGKWDQKKVFETEAFYLGLRAWIKCPKDVGDYIVNWFENPHMNSDGRPSHLYKLLVDGMRRFYRDARPKGYFTKERLDLTRNDDLCWAFLRDLHLAAKAMMLRGFVLCLDEFEDVLYNLPRIDAKKKAFWNLFELFHGHQYKANAYFAVTPGFVQKCKQELARKGEYDYDFSQFDLLRQFEMTPIERDDIATLCERIVEAHSVAFSWNPSARCRNAISKKVESFSSDASQDRVRQFIRHVVQELDRSLDA from the coding sequence ATGGATGCCACCGAAGCGAGTCGGGTCATTGAGTCGTTACGCTATGGACTTCCACCAGAGGGACATATTTGCCACTTTACCGTTGGGCGTCAGGACGAAATCGCAGCCCTCTGCAAGCAACTTGATGATGATCGATCGAACGTATTGCTACTGAATGCAAACTATGGTGCTGGGAAAACCCATCTTCTCCGCTTCGTTCGCGAGGAGGCATTGCGTAAGGGGTGGATGGTCAGCGTAGTTTCCATGGACTCCAAGTCAGGGGTCAGGTTCGATCAGCTCAGTCAGGTTATTGGCGCAGTTTGCAGAGGTATTGAGATTCCCAATAGGGCTGGCAAGGGAGTGCGCTGCCTCCTAGACGGATTTGACAACTCCATTATGACTGGAAGCTTGTCTGAGGAAGTCTGGCCCGAGCTACATCACGACGGGAAATGGGATCAGAAGAAAGTCTTTGAGACCGAGGCCTTTTACCTTGGTCTTCGTGCATGGATCAAGTGCCCAAAGGACGTCGGCGATTACATCGTGAACTGGTTCGAGAATCCGCACATGAACTCTGACGGTCGCCCAAGTCATCTCTACAAGCTGCTTGTTGATGGAATGCGCAGGTTCTACAGGGATGCTCGACCTAAGGGCTACTTTACCAAGGAGCGTCTAGACCTGACCCGCAACGACGACCTTTGCTGGGCTTTCCTTAGAGACCTGCATCTGGCGGCCAAAGCGATGATGTTGCGCGGATTCGTGCTCTGTCTTGATGAATTCGAGGATGTACTCTATAACCTCCCGCGAATAGATGCCAAGAAGAAGGCATTTTGGAATCTCTTCGAGCTGTTCCACGGGCATCAGTATAAGGCCAATGCATACTTTGCAGTTACTCCCGGATTCGTCCAGAAGTGCAAGCAGGAGTTGGCGCGTAAGGGAGAGTATGACTATGATTTTTCGCAATTCGACTTGCTCAGACAGTTTGAGATGACCCCCATCGAGCGTGACGATATTGCGACTCTATGTGAGCGTATTGTTGAAGCGCACAGCGTTGCCTTCTCGTGGAATCCCTCGGCGCGTTGCAGGAACGCTATTTCGAAGAAAGTCGAATCCTTCTCATCGGATGCGAGCCAAGATCGAGTCCGCCAGTTTATTCGCCATGTTGTTCAAGAACTCGATCGGAGCCTGGACGCCTAG